The Serinus canaria isolate serCan28SL12 chromosome 2, serCan2020, whole genome shotgun sequence genomic interval CTCTTCAGCTTTTtcctggctccctgccccttGGGGTGGCTCAGTGCCATACAGAGCCAGATAGCCAGCTCTGAAGACGATGTTGTAGCAGTAGTGAAAGAGGTTTTCCTCCTGCCACACTCTCTTCTCTCCAGAGCTCAGgttgaaaagcagcagcttccgAAAGCTCTCCATGGTGGCTTGTGTGAGGACAGTGAGGCCATCTCCCATCAGGTGCTTTGTGCTTGATGTATGAACTATGTTATGAGTGGCTTCGGTGGGCTTGAAGCCAAAAACCTGCACGACCAGCTTTGTTGCACCAGTCCTAAAGTCCAGTTTGGATCGCGATTCCTTCACGATGGTGCCAAAGGAGAAGGGATCCATCACAAAGGTGAAGTAGTAACCACCGATCAGCACCGTGAAAACATCCCCGTGTTTGCTCCGCATCCTTTTGAGAAACTCTGAGCTGTTCTTTCTGAATTCCAGCAGATGGCCCAGCCAGGGAATGGTACCTTTGTCCAGGGGTGGCTCATTGGGTCTCTGTCTCCGAAACACACCCAGGACATAGAGCCCACCAAGCAGTGATGACACCAAGGTACAGAGGAGAACCACCCAGAGCACCATGAGAGCTCTGTGCCCGTCCAGGAGCTGGGACTAGAGGCAGGTCGGGGCAGGAATGTGCATTTTATCCCCACCCAGCAGCTGATAGGCAGAGCTGACAGCCTCTGTCCTCATTGGCTGTGTTTGCCTTGcccctgcagagtgctctgctCCGAGGTGAACTCGTCCCTGGATGAACAGAGATTTTTAAGGTGGAAGGTATGTTGGAATCCTGTTGGAGTATCCATGTTGTATTAGGGGGATGGGTTTTGGCATGAGGCAAATTCCCTTCTCTaggctgcacagagctcagaTTTTATAAGGAAAATGTTCAGAGAATCCCACTCTGTGATTTTTGCCTTTAAGACCAGGCTATGGAAACCcactgaaaaaatgaaaccaagaGTGGATGTTGGAAATGAGCACAGGACCAAGATAAGGAGGTCACAGCTGAGCTGATTTGGTCTCAAAAgccaagagaaggaaaagtctCTGACATTTTGGTGTTCTCCACAGCACATGTTGTCCCAGGAGTGCTTTTCCAATGAACAGTGCAAGTGCTACTGCTCTGAgtgcaaagcaaagcagctgagctgccccaTGAGTGAGGAGAGCTTGAGCCACTGCATTTGCTTGGCACCAGAGGAGTCCAGAGTTTCCAGAtgctccatccagcctctggCTGGGGAACAGTGCCCATAGGGACCACAGCACTTCTGCTTTACCcacttctccttcttcttctcaaAGTCCCCTGTTACCTCTCTCTAGATGGGGTTTGGGGACAATGTCAGGGACCCCTTGTCCCCTGGCATTGCTCCTCTGGGTGGTGCCACCCTGATCTACCCAGACTGCCaccacagcctgtcccagccacTGGTGCTTGGACCTCTTCTCATGCAGGATGGTGTGTGACATTAATTCTTCTCTATTCCTCACCTTTGCTCTTCCCTAGAGCATCCCATCAGAAGTTTTCCACAGTCCCAAGAGCCTTCCTCTGTCTGGGATCACAATCTTCATCTTTTTagcttcccagctgctgttccttCTGTCCCTTTCCACGTTCCCTCCAGTGACCTGACCCGAGGAGTGAAGGCCACATCATAGCATCAGCTAAATATTTAttctggctttgtttttctaaagaaaggaaagctcCCAACCTTACCATTTTGGAAAAACACTGTAGCAatgttgggaagaaaaataacagcagtgaTCAACTCAAAGCCCGTCTCAGTCCTGTAACCTTATGtagtaataaaattaatgtgATGAGTGCTCTGaagttaataattttatttgtacaACTCTAGGCAACTTTCAGACTTAATAGGTTTTCAGGATGGAAAGGGACCATTTAAGGTTCAGGAGCATTTGGGGTAAATAATGCCTTTAAATAAAAGTCAGCAAACTCAGAACCTTGAACTTCAAAGCTGCACTGGGTAATAAGGATTGACCATCAGCTCATTGTTCTCTTCTGTTCATGCCATGCTCTCACTCTGTTGTGTTTCAAAGCCAATATTTATGTTACTGGTGGTACCCATGGATCTTTTTTATCTTGTCAAACCGGATCTTGGAAAGCAAATACCTCCAGCACTGTTCTGCAGAGCccctttttatctctttctcaCTGATTGTTACTGGTCTGGACTTTGTTCTGCTCAAACTGTCCCAAATCAGCTGATGATTGAACTGATCTCTAACCAAGGCTCTGCCTCTTGGAGAGCCACAGTTCCCTGCTCAGCAGATCTGTGTGGCACAGCTCATTGTGACAGAGAACAACTCAGCTCAAAGGTGTCCAGTCATTCCTGTTTATCTCTGGTAGAAAACAAGATTATCCTGGTTAAATCATCTGGCAGATGGTAAGAGCCAGGAGAAGCTAAGCCATGCCTTGGCAGTCTTTCTGGCCTGAGGGATGAGCATGGAATTCCATCCTTGGAAAGCACatgccagggaggaggagaatcTCTCTTCAACTTttagtttgcattttttaagGCACAACATTGAGAAATCTGATCCTTTATTTGCTACTGCCTCACATGCTCCAGATGGGAACTGGGTTTCTTCCACTAGTGTAAATCCAGGACAATTATTTCATAATAATTCCACTTGCAACAGAAACTGATCCCACATGTACTTTTCCCATCCCAGTATGGAAAGTCCTCACCTCAAGGCTGTTGCTAGGATGAACTATCTGGTTACACAGTGCTGTGGGCTCACACCAACTCCATCACAGACAGGACAGAGGGCTCACATATAATGTaattaatgtaaatatttatgagGCATTTGTGATGCTCAACATTTCTATCTCAGCTGCATATCTGCTGCAAGATGGGCTCGTCTGGGAGTCCTGGATGGAAAAGAAAGCGCCTCTCCTGAAAATGACCTGAGGGATCTTCCGCAAATATGCCCTGAACCGTTTCTTCACAAAAGCATAGAGCAAGGGGTTGAGACAGCAGTGGACAAAGGACAAGCTCTCTGTGACCTGCAGGGCATAGTCcagtttcctgctgctttcacagcTCCTGATCACACCCACATCTTGCAGGGAGTGGAGGATGAGCACAACGTTGTAAGGACACCACAGCACAAAGAAGACCCCCACCAGAGCAAGGACCAAGCAgagagctctcctggagccaggTATCTGGGAGGTGCTGAGCGCACAGGCAATGCGGGAGTAGCAGAAGGTCAtgaagaggaaggggaaaaggaatccCAGGGTGTTTTGAATCACCCGAAAGACAACTTTCCAAAATAAGTGTTGCTGGCCATAATCCTGGGTGCACACGATGGTTTTGTTGTGAATTTGCCTTGTGCTGGTGAAGAGGCCATCAGGAATGGAGAGAGCTATGGAAAGGATCCACATCACCAGCAAGACGCGGATGGAATTCCTCCACTCCGTGGAGCTGTGAGGAGACCAAGCATGAACTATCTGCAGGTACATGTCCAGGCTCATGCAGCTCACAAAGAAAATGCCACTGTAGAAGTTCAGAGTGTACATGGCATTCAAGAATGGGCACAAGATGTCCCAGGTGACCCACTGAGAAATGTACAGAGCCCAGAAAGGAAGGGTCAGTAGCAGGAAGAAGTCTGAAACCACCAGGTTCAGCAGATACAGCTCAgtcatcttctttttcttcttgatgtACATGAGGAGGACAGTAAACAGGAGAGCATTCCCAGCCATTCCAACCAGGAAGATCACCGTGTAAAATGATGGCAAGAACACCCTGCTGAAGGACAGCACCTCCTCTTTGGTGCAGAGGCCATAGAGCCCATAATCCTCCTCATCCAGGTACTCATACGGGTACTCACTCGAATAGGCAGCATCCAGCCACGTGTCTGTGGTTCTTGCTGTCATTCCTGAGGTTGTGTTCGACCAGTGGCTGCCTAGGAGCAAGGAAAAGGATCAAAGTGTTGTTCTAATTCACACAGGAAGCATACAGCATATCACAGAGGGCTTTTCTTTagctcacagaatcacagaatggtttgggctggaagggaccttcaagatcatctcattccaactcctgccatggcagggacagcttccactatcTCAGGCTGCcccaagctctgtccaacctggccttggacacttctagggatccaggggcagccacagcttctctgggcaacctgtgccatgGCCTCACAGCAAAGAACTTCCTCCTAATATCTGGTCCAAACCCACGCTCTTTCAgttggaagccattcccccttgtcctgtcactccatgctcttgtaaaaagcccctctttgtctttcttgtaggctccaCACGGGTACTGCAATTTCATGGGTTTAAATTTCTGCCACTGTCTGGTGAGTATTTTGGGTCCTGAACAACGTGGCCTTTGCCTAAGTATGGGGATAGCTATCTATatgtacatatttaaaaaaaaaaacaaaaccaaaacccaaaattaATTATGCTTTCCTTACTCAGACACAAAAATGAATGAGCATGATTTCCTCTGACATAAGTCACTACTTCCTCTTGGCACCACAACAAGCTTTTAGTGAAGTTTCTGCTCTAAATTACAGGAAATCCACCACCACAGCTCACTGTGAGCTGCTAATATTCACCTGGGTCACTACTGAGAAAGCAACATCTCAACTCCTGGTAAAGGAgaacctgccagcagcacctttaTGTCAGTGGGGCTGTTCCCAAAGGGGAAATGCTGaacatctccctgctcctggaggacAAAGACCCCTCTCCATGCCAACTCAAGGACAACAAGACATGGATTCTGGTAAAAGGCATTAGTAAGTGGAAAATATAGAATTCATAGGatcctggagtggtttgggttggaagggaccttgaagaaCATCTTGTTCCaatcctcctgccatgggcagggacacctcgcattatcccaggctgctcaaagaCTCATCCAAGGTAAGGGCATGTAGGCACCAGAATCCAGTCCTGAATTATGGTGAGAGGGAGAGATTCAGCTGGAAGAACATTGCTGGAATCACTTCTGCATGAGACAAGGCATGAGACAACCCCTGCAGTGGTCACTCCCTGGAACTGTGGGCATCACTGTTTAGATGGCTGCAGCCCAGATTTCAGGAAATGGTGAGTGATTGGGAGCCTCCTATTTTTGGGATCtgattttcaaggaaaaaagctcCCACTAAATGAGTCCATTTcacacagcaggagatgggattTGCCTGGTGCTTTTGGCACTTTGAAGATTAATGAGGATTTTAATAATCGAGGTTAATCTTTtggcagcaaaacaaaaaaggttttgCAAAAAATTATGTAAACACCGCTCTACCCCTAAAGCAGACATTTTTTCAGCCATGGCCAAAGCTCCCCATCTTTTACCTAGGACTCATTTTCCAGCAATCCCAAACaggcctggctgcagagctccagtcTCTCCTCGAGGATCTGTTTGTCCCTGCAGAGATCTGCAGGGTTTAGGGATGGCTCCCTCCCCACAAACACCCAGGGAAAGGGGTGCCCCTCCACCCCAGAGCTCAGAGTGGGTGTGCAGCTGTAAGGGGTGAAGCTCTGGACATACCTGCTATGCTCCCATGACTGAAATTGCTGAAATACCCATTCCAGGCCATTCCAGGCAGctgaaaagaagagaaaaatgggtTTGAGCTGgactgaaatgtttttgagCTGTCTCACAGTCCTTTGgcaagtgctgcagagcacttcAGACAGAGCAGTCTGGGAAAGTGCAACAAAAAGACTTGTCTGGGaatgagcttttaaaaatttcttttctgtgtcatattttggaggaaattcaccctcagctgtgactgcaGGCCTTCGAGGTGAAACCAAAGCTGCACACCCTGCTGATCACAGCAACCCGAGACTCATAAACACCTTCCCCCTCACTCATAAACACCCCCCCCTCTGCCCACACCAGGACAAACCATTCCTGAAATTTCATTTggggtctcttccagcccacTGAGAtgccttttctccctctgccaCATCCTTCTTGCTCCACATCAGCCCAGCACTGGCGTCCACATCCCCAACCCATACCTCGGAGTGGAAgggagggctgagctcaggAATTAATCCCAGCCCCAAGCTGGCTACCCCTCAAAAACACAAGAGAGCCTTGCCAGGTTTCTTGTGTGACCTTGTCTACaagcaagaagaagaaaaggcactTACAGGAgcttcttctcctctttccatCCTGCCGGAGGCTTGAACCAGGCTTTTAGGAACTTCTTTTGTTTGCACAAGAGGACAGTCAGGAAATGTGAGCTCAGCATACCctccctggttttgttttgttttcctgctttttatcattccctggcagcactggaagAATGCTCTCCACCCTGCGTTTGAGCACAACATCTAcaacagctcccagggctgagcccctgctGTAAAAAATCCTCGTGTTTTCCAGGAAATTTGATGCTGCAAGATCCTCATCCCTGGCAGACCAGAAACG includes:
- the ACKR2 gene encoding atypical chemokine receptor 2 isoform X1, producing the protein MLCSNAGWRAFFQCCQGMIKSRKTKQNQGGYAELTFPDCPLVQTKEVPKSLVQASGRMERGEEAPLPGMAWNGYFSNFSHGSIAGSHWSNTTSGMTARTTDTWLDAAYSSEYPYEYLDEEDYGLYGLCTKEEVLSFSRVFLPSFYTVIFLVGMAGNALLFTVLLMYIKKKKKMTELYLLNLVVSDFFLLLTLPFWALYISQWVTWDILCPFLNAMYTLNFYSGIFFVSCMSLDMYLQIVHAWSPHSSTEWRNSIRVLLVMWILSIALSIPDGLFTSTRQIHNKTIVCTQDYGQQHLFWKVVFRVIQNTLGFLFPFLFMTFCYSRIACALSTSQIPGSRRALCLVLALVGVFFVLWCPYNVVLILHSLQDVGVIRSCESSRKLDYALQVTESLSFVHCCLNPLLYAFVKKRFRAYLRKIPQVIFRRGAFFSIQDSQTSPSCSRYAAEIEMLSITNAS
- the ACKR2 gene encoding atypical chemokine receptor 2 isoform X2, translated to MWQREKRHLSGLEETPNEISGMLPGMAWNGYFSNFSHGSIAGSHWSNTTSGMTARTTDTWLDAAYSSEYPYEYLDEEDYGLYGLCTKEEVLSFSRVFLPSFYTVIFLVGMAGNALLFTVLLMYIKKKKKMTELYLLNLVVSDFFLLLTLPFWALYISQWVTWDILCPFLNAMYTLNFYSGIFFVSCMSLDMYLQIVHAWSPHSSTEWRNSIRVLLVMWILSIALSIPDGLFTSTRQIHNKTIVCTQDYGQQHLFWKVVFRVIQNTLGFLFPFLFMTFCYSRIACALSTSQIPGSRRALCLVLALVGVFFVLWCPYNVVLILHSLQDVGVIRSCESSRKLDYALQVTESLSFVHCCLNPLLYAFVKKRFRAYLRKIPQVIFRRGAFFSIQDSQTSPSCSRYAAEIEMLSITNAS